In one Methylobacterium sp. SyP6R genomic region, the following are encoded:
- the gltA gene encoding citrate synthase — translation MSLPTSTLTVNGRAIEMPTKTGTIGPSVIDISKLYAQTGQFTYDPGFTSTASCESKITYIDGDEGVLLYRGYPIEQLAEHGDFLETCYLLLYGELPTAAQKADFDYRVTRHTMVHDQMNRFFQGFRRDAHPMAVMVASVGALSAFYHDSTDITDEKQRMVASMRMIAKMPTLAAMAYKYTIGQPFVYPKNDLDYTSNFLRMCFAVPCEEYQPNPVLSRALDRIFILHADHEQNASTSTVRLAGSSGANPFACIAAGIACLWGPAHGGANEAALKMLAEIGTPERVGEYVAKAKDKNDPFRLMGFGHRVYKNYDPRARIMQKTTHEVLSELGIKDDPLLDVAMELEQIALKDEYFIEKKLYPNIDFYSGITLKAMGFPTSMFTVLFALARTVGWISQWAEMIEDPSQKIGRPRQLYTGAPKRDYVTVAQRG, via the coding sequence ATGAGCCTCCCCACCAGCACCCTCACGGTGAACGGCCGCGCGATTGAGATGCCCACCAAGACCGGCACGATCGGTCCGAGCGTCATCGACATCAGCAAGCTCTACGCGCAGACCGGCCAGTTCACCTACGACCCGGGCTTCACCTCGACCGCCTCCTGCGAATCGAAGATCACCTACATCGACGGTGACGAGGGCGTGCTCCTGTACCGGGGCTACCCGATCGAGCAGCTGGCCGAGCACGGCGACTTCCTCGAGACCTGCTACCTGCTGCTGTACGGCGAGCTGCCGACCGCGGCCCAGAAGGCCGATTTCGATTACCGCGTCACGCGCCACACGATGGTGCATGACCAGATGAACCGGTTCTTCCAGGGCTTCCGCCGCGACGCCCACCCGATGGCCGTCATGGTCGCCTCGGTCGGCGCGCTCTCGGCCTTCTACCACGACTCGACCGACATCACGGACGAGAAGCAGCGCATGGTCGCCTCCATGCGCATGATCGCCAAGATGCCGACGCTCGCGGCGATGGCGTACAAGTACACGATCGGCCAGCCCTTCGTGTATCCGAAGAACGACCTCGACTACACCTCGAACTTCCTGCGGATGTGCTTCGCGGTGCCGTGCGAGGAGTACCAGCCGAACCCCGTGCTGTCGCGGGCGCTCGACCGGATCTTCATCCTGCACGCCGACCATGAGCAGAACGCCTCGACCTCGACGGTTCGTCTCGCCGGCTCCTCGGGCGCCAACCCCTTCGCCTGCATCGCCGCCGGCATCGCCTGCCTGTGGGGGCCCGCCCATGGCGGCGCCAACGAGGCGGCGCTGAAGATGCTGGCCGAGATCGGCACCCCTGAGCGCGTCGGCGAGTACGTCGCCAAGGCCAAGGACAAGAACGATCCGTTCCGCCTGATGGGCTTCGGTCACCGGGTCTACAAGAACTACGACCCGCGCGCCCGCATCATGCAGAAGACCACCCACGAGGTGCTGAGCGAGCTCGGCATCAAGGACGATCCGCTGCTCGACGTCGCGATGGAGCTGGAGCAGATCGCCCTCAAGGACGAGTACTTCATCGAGAAGAAGCTCTACCCGAACATCGACTTCTACTCGGGCATCACGCTCAAGGCGATGGGCTTCCCGACCTCGATGTTCACGGTGCTGTTCGCGCTCGCCCGCACCGTCGGCTGGATCAGCCAGTGGGCCGAGATGATCGAGGACCCGTCCCAGAAGATCGGCCGTCCGCGCCAGCTCTATACCGGCGCCCCGAAGCGCGATTACGTGACGGTGGCTCAGCGCGGCTAA